In Phreatobacter aquaticus, a single genomic region encodes these proteins:
- the nuoE gene encoding NADH-quinone oxidoreductase subunit NuoE, translated as MSVRRLAPDEVQPASFAFSADNLAWAKVQIGKFPADRKASAVIPLLWRAQEQHAYWLPKAAIEYIADMLDMPYIRVFEVATFYTMFQLQPVGKKAHVQVCGTTPCMLRGSEELIKICKNRIHHDQFHLSADGDFSWEEVECAGACVNAPMIQVFSDTYEDLTPESFEKVLDAFARGEKPTPGPQNGRHGSEPLGGALTLRDLPFNASSPGGAAVAEKPKAKAKAEPKSEPVAETSSAAADLAAREEAEIKAKLATLAADATPEQKADAVGTKPKGMAAARDAKADKLQRIKGIGPVNETKLNALGIFHFDQIASWTREEIRWVGTYLSFPGRIDREEWTVQATTLAAGGPSVKE; from the coding sequence GTGAGCGTCCGCAGACTAGCGCCCGACGAGGTCCAGCCGGCCTCCTTCGCCTTTTCAGCCGATAACCTTGCCTGGGCCAAGGTGCAGATCGGCAAGTTCCCGGCTGACCGCAAAGCCTCCGCCGTGATCCCGCTCCTGTGGCGGGCGCAGGAGCAGCATGCCTATTGGCTGCCGAAGGCTGCTATCGAGTACATCGCCGACATGCTCGACATGCCCTATATCCGGGTCTTCGAGGTGGCGACCTTCTACACGATGTTCCAGCTGCAACCGGTTGGAAAGAAAGCACATGTTCAGGTTTGCGGCACCACGCCCTGCATGCTGCGCGGCTCGGAAGAGCTGATCAAGATCTGCAAGAACCGCATTCATCACGACCAGTTCCACCTGTCCGCCGATGGCGATTTCTCGTGGGAAGAGGTCGAGTGCGCCGGCGCCTGCGTCAACGCGCCGATGATCCAGGTGTTTTCCGACACCTATGAGGACCTGACGCCTGAGAGCTTCGAGAAGGTGCTCGACGCCTTCGCCCGCGGCGAGAAGCCGACGCCCGGTCCGCAGAACGGCCGCCACGGTTCCGAGCCGCTGGGCGGCGCACTGACGCTCCGCGACCTGCCGTTCAATGCATCCTCGCCCGGTGGCGCTGCCGTCGCCGAAAAGCCGAAGGCCAAGGCGAAGGCTGAACCCAAGTCCGAGCCGGTTGCCGAAACCTCATCTGCTGCCGCCGACCTCGCGGCGCGCGAAGAGGCCGAGATCAAGGCCAAGCTCGCGACCCTTGCCGCCGACGCGACGCCCGAGCAGAAGGCCGATGCGGTCGGCACCAAGCCGAAGGGCATGGCGGCCGCGCGCGACGCCAAGGCCGACAAGCTGCAGCGCATCAAGGGCATCGGGCCGGTCAACGAGACCAAGCTCAATGCGCTCGGCATTTTCCATTTCGACCAGATTGCCAGCTGGACCCGCGAAGAAATCCGCTGGGTCGGCACCTATCTGTCGTTCCCGGGACGGATCGACCGCGAGGAATGGACTGTTCAGGCGACAACTCTGGCGGCCGGTGGGCCGTCCGTGAAGGAGTGA